From a single Carassius gibelio isolate Cgi1373 ecotype wild population from Czech Republic chromosome A18, carGib1.2-hapl.c, whole genome shotgun sequence genomic region:
- the LOC127934676 gene encoding N-myc-interactor-like gives MSDADENRVNGELRADTSDPEAEIKKYKDLIESADTERSRLLLEKAEAETEKRKAEAELQSFMDDEDKIFDQFNKDLVEAQEERKSLDRVQQDLKRELHDLQQKLQLKRDETDSLQRRFKIEASIPVKAVKFVRELEREEDEEADDQVQCVFTVTQRPSLLLKGGQALITFEEEKVAEQILRLAKCSVACDKAKMDVKPYALSLDPSVKFEVHIQVSKKSVRFCNAPPTLPEERMRDRLELSFSRVSRGGGEVEKLEYHRDTCSGRVTFLSTGVAENLVHRGKFCVDTGSDVVLDVLPLYEYQLRKFQTYSGTPHRTVLLGGIQALMDEEDLQDHLEIHFQKPSNYGGEVEHIKYVPDGAQLTAFFSEDGKEDEA, from the exons ATGTCTGACGCCGATGAAAATCGAGTCAACGGCGAG CTTCGAGCGGACACGAGCGACCCTGAGGCGGAAATCAAGAAATACAAG GATCTCATCGAGTCTGCAGACACTGAAAGATCCAGACTGCTCCTGGAGAAAGCTGAAGCGGAGACTGAAAAGAGAAAAGCCGAAGCAGAACTTCAGAGCTTCATGGACGACGAAGACAAGATTTTTGACCAGTTTAATAAAGATCTTGTGGAAGCGCAG GAGGAGAGGAAGAGTCTGGATCGAGTCCAGCAGGATCTGAAGAGAGAGCTTCATGATCTTCAGCAGAAGCTTCAGCTCAAGAGAGACGAAACTGACTCTCTACAGCGAAGATTCAAG ATCGAGGCCAGTATCCCGGTGAAGGCGGTGAAGTTTGTGCGTGAGCTGGAGAGAGAGGAGGACGAGGAGGCGGATGATCAGGTGCAGTGTGTGTTCACGGTCACACAGAGACCCTCGCTCCTGCTGAAGGGAGGACAGGCGCTCATCACCTTCGAGGAGGAGAAGG TGGCCGAGCAGATCCTCCGACTGGCCAAGTGTTCGGTGGCCTGTGACAAAGCCAAGATGGATGTGAAGCCGTACGCTTTATCTCTGGATCCCTCCGTGAAGTTTGAG GTTCATATCCAGGTGTCAAAGAAGAGCGTCAGGTTCTGTAATGCCCCGCCCACTTTACCTGAGGAGCGAATGAGAGACCGGCTGGAGCTGTCGTTCTCCAGAGTGAGTCGAGGCGGAGGGGAAGTGGAGAAGCTGGAGTACCACAGGGATACGTGCTCGGGCCGCGTCACTTTCCTCAGCACCGGag TCGCAGAGAATCTGGTTCACAGAGGGAAGTTTTGTGTGGACACCGGCAGCGATGTGGTGCTCGATGTTCTTCCTCTGTACGAGTATCAGCTCAGGAAGTTTCAG ACGTACTCGGGGACACCGCATCGCACCGTGCTGCTCGGGGGAATCCAGGCGCTGATGGATGAAGAAGATCTTCAGGATCATCTGGAGATACACTTCCAGAAGCCCAGCAACTACGGAGGAGAGGTGGAGCACATCAAATACGTTCCTGATGGAGCGCAGCTGACGGCTTTCTTCAGCGAGGACGGCAAAGAAGACGAAGCTTGA